The following are encoded in a window of Syntrophus gentianae genomic DNA:
- a CDS encoding polysaccharide biosynthesis/export family protein codes for MKIRKCAVFITLGIISLFLLAAGSLRAAEPQKTSAGTAEKTAVTPLKSDRDYLIGPGDVLEIAVWKDEALTKSPVVRPDGKISFPLIGELMAEGKTISQLKKEIEGSLSRYVPDVDLHVNVQQVNSMIVYVIGKVNNPGRLILNSQVNVLQVLATAGGLNPFAKRGDIKVFRQEGSKTRIIDFDYDDVVEGKHLEQNILLLRGDVVVVP; via the coding sequence ATGAAGATCAGAAAATGTGCTGTATTCATTACCTTAGGAATCATCAGTCTGTTTCTCCTGGCGGCAGGATCTTTGCGGGCCGCAGAGCCGCAGAAAACTTCTGCTGGAACAGCTGAAAAAACTGCAGTTACGCCTTTGAAGTCAGACAGGGATTATCTTATCGGGCCAGGCGATGTGCTGGAAATCGCCGTATGGAAAGATGAAGCCCTGACAAAATCTCCTGTGGTTCGGCCTGATGGGAAGATTTCCTTTCCGTTGATCGGGGAGCTTATGGCGGAAGGAAAGACGATTTCCCAGTTGAAAAAGGAAATTGAGGGAAGCCTCTCACGCTATGTCCCCGATGTTGACCTTCATGTCAACGTCCAGCAGGTGAACAGCATGATCGTATACGTCATCGGCAAGGTCAATAATCCCGGCCGTCTGATCCTTAATTCCCAGGTCAACGTGCTGCAGGTTCTGGCCACCGCCGGTGGACTCAACCCTTTTGCAAAACGGGGAGACATCAAGGTCTTCCGCCAGGAGGGCTCCAAGACCCGCATTATCGACTTTGATTATGATGACGTGGTTGAAGGCAAACATCTGGAGCAGAACATTCTCCTTTTGCGGGGGGATGTCGTTGTTGTACCATAG
- a CDS encoding GumC family protein: MEENTLDFKALIRIMKRRKWDILLPVLGIFLIALIGAVIWPPTYRSSSTILIEEQEIPPEYVMSTVTGYAEQRLQTISQRIMTYNRLMEIINRFNLYADIRGKSSMETVIEKMRESIKFETISADVIDRTGRAKSATIAFTISFEGERPEVVQQVANVLASLYLEENLKSREEKSAGASKFIEDEGNQIQAKLAELDAKIAAFKSNNLNSLPELTQFNLQTLQRSDQEVDELNNQIRSLKEKESSLLTQLASVPQDLANPDKDRLKELRAKIVSLRTRYSEEYPDVVKTKQEIAELERRLSSARQQTAVGGQSDNPAYIALSAQLAGIRSDINAVNKQISDTRGRRDSYRNRIESGPRTEEQYKLLISERNNLQLKYDDLMKKGMEAKVAQGLEKTQMGERFTLIDPARLPEKPVRPNIPVVLLIGLILGTGAGVGTASLREFTDKSAHSPEDLELVTRLNVLAAIPEIETQEDLEKRKKKRKLMLIISGAAVVCGLLILHFLIMDIDILIARIMRRLAL, encoded by the coding sequence ATGGAAGAAAATACACTGGACTTTAAAGCGCTGATCCGAATCATGAAACGCCGGAAATGGGATATCCTGTTGCCGGTTCTCGGGATCTTTCTTATTGCCCTGATTGGCGCTGTAATCTGGCCGCCGACATATCGCTCCTCATCGACCATTCTGATCGAAGAACAGGAAATTCCGCCGGAATACGTCATGTCTACGGTAACAGGCTACGCAGAGCAGCGACTGCAGACAATCAGTCAGAGGATTATGACCTATAATCGGCTGATGGAAATCATCAACCGTTTCAATCTCTATGCGGATATTCGAGGCAAATCCAGCATGGAAACCGTTATCGAGAAAATGCGCGAGAGCATCAAGTTCGAAACCATCAGCGCCGACGTCATTGACAGAACTGGCCGGGCCAAATCGGCGACCATCGCCTTTACAATTTCCTTTGAAGGAGAGAGGCCGGAAGTCGTGCAGCAGGTGGCCAATGTTCTGGCATCCCTTTATCTGGAAGAGAACCTCAAGAGCCGGGAGGAAAAATCCGCCGGGGCATCCAAATTTATTGAGGATGAAGGAAATCAGATTCAGGCTAAACTGGCTGAACTGGATGCCAAGATTGCTGCCTTCAAGTCGAATAACCTCAACTCCCTTCCGGAACTGACTCAGTTCAACCTTCAGACATTGCAGCGCAGTGATCAGGAGGTCGATGAACTTAACAATCAAATACGCAGCCTCAAAGAGAAAGAGAGTTCGTTGCTGACTCAGTTGGCCAGCGTTCCCCAGGATCTTGCCAATCCCGACAAGGATAGACTCAAAGAACTCCGGGCCAAGATCGTCAGTTTACGAACTCGCTATTCGGAGGAATATCCCGATGTGGTCAAGACCAAGCAGGAAATTGCGGAGCTGGAGCGCAGGCTGAGCTCTGCCCGTCAGCAGACGGCCGTGGGTGGCCAATCGGATAACCCTGCTTATATAGCCCTGTCCGCACAACTTGCCGGCATCCGCTCGGACATCAATGCAGTCAACAAACAGATCAGTGACACCAGGGGGCGGCGAGACAGTTACCGGAACCGGATCGAGTCGGGACCGCGGACGGAGGAACAGTACAAGCTTCTGATCAGCGAGCGCAACAATCTGCAGCTCAAATACGACGACCTGATGAAGAAGGGCATGGAGGCCAAGGTGGCCCAGGGACTGGAGAAAACCCAGATGGGGGAACGCTTTACCTTGATCGATCCGGCACGACTGCCTGAGAAACCTGTTCGGCCGAATATCCCTGTCGTGCTGCTCATCGGTTTGATTCTCGGCACGGGTGCTGGTGTCGGAACGGCTTCCCTGAGGGAATTCACCGACAAGTCGGCCCATTCACCGGAGGATCTTGAACTGGTCACCCGGTTGAATGTCCTGGCAGCTATCCCTGAGATTGAAACTCAGGAAGACCTGGAAAAGAGAAAGAAGAAACGCAAATTGATGCTGATCATATCCGGCGCTGCCGTTGTGTGCGGTCTCCTCATTTTACATTTCCTGATCATGGACATCGATATTCTGATTGCCCGGATCATGAGACGGTTGGCGCTATAA